AGGAACGGTAGTATCATGAAAGGAGTGTAAAATTCAAGCCCTCCCTCACTTCTTTACGCAACCCTGTCGAAGACAACGGTTGCTATCATCCCATCATACACATAAGAAACAGAGGCGGACTAAAACTTTAATTCTGCCAGCCTTTCTCAATTGGTGTACGGATATATTGATGGATCTATAAGCTCGCCGCTTGGAGACAGTCCATACTGTTTAAATATTGTTAAATTTTGCAATTTTTGATATGTTACCCGAATCTGAATCGGAACTGATCAGTGCGGAAAGCTTTAGGAAGTTTAATCCTCTATGGATCCGCCTAATTGAATGCCTGGCATGCAATTCAGTGCTTCACAACTTCTACAATATATGTTTCCTGTGATGATGTGTTAAAGTCTGTTGGGTTTTTATATCTTTCTATTTCACGCTTACCCGCACAATAACGTGGAAGGTGACATTGTTGATTGACAATCGAGCAAAGTTGCTTGCTGGATAAGATGGAACGAGCTGAAGGAGGGTGGAAATGGTAAACAGACGGAGCTTGGAGGGTGCCAGGGACCATGAACAATCCTTCTATATTGAGTTATCCAAGCCTTGGTCCACAACACCAACCGAACATTATACCCGGTATGCAGGCGGGTACTCCGACAGGGATTCATCAGCAGTTACAGGGGAACCCACTACTAGGCGGCACAAGCGGAGGCGGAGGTACAATGCCACCTCCTGGAATGATGAAACCTAATATCGGTGGTGCAAATGACGGTGCTGCTTTGCAGTTGTTGAACCATCTTGGCACCGGTAGTGGTAAGGTAGCTGGGACGAACAGTGGCACTGTGACGGGATCTGTCAATGGAAACGAGAAAAATCCGCTTTATCATCTACATTTGGAAGAACCTGGGCTTTTGAACAATCCTATATGGAAATTACAGTTGCAGCTGGCAGCGGTTTCCGCACAATCGATGGGACAACCGAACGTTTACGCCAGACAGAATGCGATGAAAAAATATTTAGTcaatcagcagcagcaacagcaatcGTTGGATCACCAGCGACAGCCGGGTCTGCTTCAGCAGGTCTCTGGATCGCAGACACAATTGCAAACCACAGAGCAACAGCCGCAGAATCCGCAGATGGCCGTCGCGTCTGTTTCTTTAGTGGATAAGACTAAACAGCTTTTGATGGAAATGGCTGCAGATATAAAAGACACTGCAGCAAGCAGCAATAACGGCATTAGCAACCCGCCAGGTTCTGCGAATACTTCGGCTACGGCCAACACAAGCGGCTCTGCCTCGTCTCCTTCTACCCCCAAGACTGAGTTACATAACTTAAGGGACCAGAATACAGGAACGCCTGTATTACTTCTACAGCATAAGAAACTATCACAATTCAATATagatgaagacgatgagctAGAACATCGAATGGCGGGACCCAAGAATACCAAATTTGATGACCAGCTGTGGCATGCGATCGATTTTTCCAACTTACAAATTTTCAACATTAGTGCCAATCTATTCAAGTACACTTTTTTGACAAGGTTATACTTGAACGGTAATAGTTTGACTTCTATCCCGCCAGCAATAAAGTCATTGGTTAATCTACGTGTGTTGGATTTGTCTCACAACAAGCTGACCAGTTTGCCGAAAGAAATGGGACACTGTTACCAACTGAAGTATCTTTATGTCTTTGACAACATGATTACAACTTTGCCTTGGGAGTTTGGTAGTCTCTTCAATCTGCAATTTCTGGGTTGCGAAGGCAATCCTCTGGACAAACAATTATTAAAAATCCTAACAGAGAAATCGGTGACAGGCTTAATATTTTATCTTCGTGATAATAGACCGGAAGTACCCATGACCAAGGATCGGGACTTTATAGAGATCAACGCTGATGGCGATCCTGTGGAGAAATACAAATCACTGCAGGAGGCCGATGAACATTTAAGTCGAGATTTGGCCAAGAGAAGTTTCACTGTGCTATCCTACAACACACTGTGCCAACATTACGCGACTCCAAAGATGTATCGTTACACGCCATCATGGGCTCTGAGTTGGGATTATAGACGTGAAAAACTGACGGAACAAATTTTGTCTTACATGAGTGATGTTATCTGTTTGCAAGAAGTGGAAGCTAAAACTTTTGAGGATTATTGGGCGCCTTTGATGCAGAAACACGGCTACTCAGGCTTGTTCCATGCCAAGACGAGGGCAAAAACTATGCACTCGAAGGATTCGAAAAAGGTAGACGGTTGTTGTGTTTTCTACAAGAAATCGGAGTTTAGAGTCATTTTCAAGGACGCAGTTGATTTCAGTGGAGTTTGGATGAAACATAAGAAATTTCAACGTACTGAAGATTATTTGAATCGCGCAATGAACAAAGATAATGTTGCGATTTACCTGAAGTTGGAACACATCGAAAGTGGCGAGCACGTCTGGCTCGTCACGACGCATTTGCACTGGGATCCTCAATTTAATGATGTGAAAACGTTCCAAGTAGGTGTCCTGATGGATCACATGGAAGACCTTCTCAGGGAACAGAGCAATGCCCAATCCAAGCAGGAAATTAAGAAGTGCTCGGTGATCCTATGTGGTGACTTGAACTCAGAGATAGACTCAGCAGTCTATGAGCTTCTAAGCACTGGCCGTGTGCAAACACATGATGACGTTAaaggaagagattttgGTTACATGACGCAGAAGAATTTCGCCCATAACTTGTCTATGAAATCAAGTTATAGCCACATTGGCGAACTACCTCTAACAAATTTTACGCCTTCGTTCACCAGCGTGATTGACTATATATGGTTTTCAACTCAGTCACTCCGGGTTCGCGGACTGCTCGGCCCAATAGATTCAGATTACATATCCGAATTCATCGGGTTCCCCAACGCTAAATTTCCAAGTGATCACATTCCCATATTGGCGAGGTTCGAATTCGTAAAAGGAGGAGCCGGCTCCAGCAGAAAGATATGAATAAATCTATAAATTCCATCCAATATTATGGGCCCCGTTTAGACTCCATTCTAGGCATTTAGATATACAGAGGTAGCGCATTAAAGTGTAATATAGAGAGTTTGATGACGCTTAGTCAAGTAACATTTTTCTTGTTAGTTCACATATTCTTACTTAAGTTCATTGACTTGTAACttatcttgaagataagAACAGGAACAAACACTGAGAagcaaatcaagaaagGGGCAAAGGTGCATCATATCTGATGGATTCTAATGAGCTCATATTAGACTCAGAGCTTGATAGAACCTCAGAGGCAAGAGGGAGTTCGCTTGAACAGGAGTCTCTATGGACCAAACTGCATAATCATGCTTACCTAACGTTTATGTTCATAGGTATCGGACTTCTATGGCCTTGGAACTGTATACTGAGTGCTTCAGTTTACTTTAAGCATGATGTCTTTCATGATACTACACTTTGGGCCAAGATATTCACTAGTTCGATGATGACCGTTTCAACCCTATCGTCAATGCTCTTCAACATATGGCTGTCGAGAAGACAGCATAGTTATTCACAGAGAGTTACAAGAGGTTTGTTTTGGGAAATTGTTGTCTTCTTCGCATTGGGAGTCGTCACATTGATGCACACGCTAGTTCCCCTGTGGTTAACCTTTGCGTTCGTGTTAACGTTGGTCGCCGTCAGCTCCGTGGCCACCGCTATGACGCAAAATGGCGCCATGGCCATTGCCAACGTCTACGGTTCCGAGTATAGCCAGGCGGTTATGGTAGGACAAGCAATTGCGGGCGTCTTACCTTCAATAGTGTTGCTTGTCATATCATTCTTCAGTGATCCTTCCAAGCAAAGTGTCAGTGGAATCCTAATGTACTTCCTAACAACAGCCATTGTTGCCATAATCGCAGTGATTCTTTACCGGGTTAATAAGATAGATGCAAGATTGAACAGCACAAAATCCACAGCGCTCGTGACGCATACGATCCCGTTCAGCACTTTGTTCAGGAAACTAAAGTATCTAGTACTGTCCATTTTCACTACCTTCGTAGTGACTTTGATATTTCCCGTCTTTGCAGCTAACATCCCGGTCAAGGGCCTGCCGCTATCGGACTCACAATTCTCGCCGCTTATATTCTCTGTTTGGAATCTAGGTGATTTGCATGGTAGAGTTCTAGCCGACTGGCCCATGTTCAGGAGTCGCCGCTTTAGCCCCTTCAAGACGTTCGTTTACTCGCTATGCCGCTTGCTGTTCGTTCCTATATTCTTCTATTTCAGCATGAATACTAGTTCCGCAGCTTTGCTTGCCATCCTACAGGATTTGGGGTATGCTTTATTACAATACGGCTTCGGACTCACCAATGGACATGTCATATCCATCAGTTTCATGAAGGTGCCAGAACAGTTGGCCAGCGACGACGAAAGAGAGGCTGCTGGTGGATTTACAAACATTTTCGTCTCGACAGGTCTGACTCTCGGAAGCGTTGTCAGCtatctcttcgtcttcgCCATCGGCTCGTTTAAGAAATGAATATCGACCAGCAAAGAACGCCATTGACGGTCCATCGCCGCCAGGAATCTGTCTTAAACCTCGTCTGTTCTTAGTTGATAGTCAGGCTCGTTCTCGATGATTGATATTTTCCGAACACGTTAAAGGTATAAGAGAAAAAATGAACGTAGATTCAGGTTCCGTCAATGAAAGTACACTTAAacaagcaattgaaggacCAATCGAGGCGCAATTGCAGTCTAGGATGTCGTCTGCCACTGGTTTCGATGGCAGCTTGAGGGATGATTCCAAAAGTGTTAGACGGAGGAAAAATGAGGAAGTATTGGAGGCTGATTCTCCGATGGAACAAGAAGATCTGTccaagctgaagaatgagaAAATATGCGCGTTTACTAGGTTGGAATCCATTGTTATGCCAATCGTGTTTACTGCTTTGGCATTTTTCCTGCGGATGTATAAGATTGGCATCAATGATCACGTTGTATGGGACGAGGCTCACTTTGGTAAATTTGGTTCTTACTACTTGAGACACGAGTTTTATCACGATGTCCATCCTCCTTTGGGGAAGATGCTTGTGGGACTCTCTGGCTACCTCGCTGGCTACAATGGCTCGTATGACTTCAACTCGGGAGAACTGTATCCCGAATATGTGGACTACGTCAAGATGA
The nucleotide sequence above comes from Torulaspora globosa chromosome 6, complete sequence. Encoded proteins:
- the CCR4 gene encoding CCR4-NOT core exoribonuclease subunit CCR4 (ancestral locus Anc_7.78), with protein sequence MNNPSILSYPSLGPQHQPNIIPGMQAGTPTGIHQQLQGNPLLGGTSGGGGTMPPPGMMKPNIGGANDGAALQLLNHLGTGSGKVAGTNSGTVTGSVNGNEKNPLYHLHLEEPGLLNNPIWKLQLQLAAVSAQSMGQPNVYARQNAMKKYLVNQQQQQQSLDHQRQPGLLQQVSGSQTQLQTTEQQPQNPQMAVASVSLVDKTKQLLMEMAADIKDTAASSNNGISNPPGSANTSATANTSGSASSPSTPKTELHNLRDQNTGTPVLLLQHKKLSQFNIDEDDELEHRMAGPKNTKFDDQLWHAIDFSNLQIFNISANLFKYTFLTRLYLNGNSLTSIPPAIKSLVNLRVLDLSHNKLTSLPKEMGHCYQLKYLYVFDNMITTLPWEFGSLFNLQFLGCEGNPLDKQLLKILTEKSVTGLIFYLRDNRPEVPMTKDRDFIEINADGDPVEKYKSLQEADEHLSRDLAKRSFTVLSYNTLCQHYATPKMYRYTPSWALSWDYRREKLTEQILSYMSDVICLQEVEAKTFEDYWAPLMQKHGYSGLFHAKTRAKTMHSKDSKKVDGCCVFYKKSEFRVIFKDAVDFSGVWMKHKKFQRTEDYLNRAMNKDNVAIYLKLEHIESGEHVWLVTTHLHWDPQFNDVKTFQVGVLMDHMEDLLREQSNAQSKQEIKKCSVILCGDLNSEIDSAVYELLSTGRVQTHDDVKGRDFGYMTQKNFAHNLSMKSSYSHIGELPLTNFTPSFTSVIDYIWFSTQSLRVRGLLGPIDSDYISEFIGFPNAKFPSDHIPILARFEFVKGGAGSSRKI
- the FUN26 gene encoding nucleoside transmembrane transporter FUN26 (ancestral locus Anc_7.77) — its product is MDSNELILDSELDRTSEARGSSLEQESLWTKLHNHAYLTFMFIGIGLLWPWNCILSASVYFKHDVFHDTTLWAKIFTSSMMTVSTLSSMLFNIWLSRRQHSYSQRVTRGLFWEIVVFFALGVVTLMHTLVPLWLTFAFVLTLVAVSSVATAMTQNGAMAIANVYGSEYSQAVMVGQAIAGVLPSIVLLVISFFSDPSKQSVSGILMYFLTTAIVAIIAVILYRVNKIDARLNSTKSTALVTHTIPFSTLFRKLKYLVLSIFTTFVVTLIFPVFAANIPVKGLPLSDSQFSPLIFSVWNLGDLHGRVLADWPMFRSRRFSPFKTFVYSLCRLLFVPIFFYFSMNTSSAALLAILQDLGYALLQYGFGLTNGHVISISFMKVPEQLASDDEREAAGGFTNIFVSTGLTLGSVVSYLFVFAIGSFKK